The nucleotide window gtaaaaaaaactgtaaattatagtgtccgtccaaaaattattttttgcttatagtgaaaactacgcttggatgatggtaaggtagactaaaagctttaggaatccaaagtacaacatataataagtaccctgtatcaagattgatgcaaaacaagtgacatttgacctttttagagaggtttagcacacaaaaaaaacttctggggtcatttgggtggattttccatatctctggccccccttggtcgattttccTATCACTTTCTAactgtcagagccaatggaatcgagggaaagttccccatacacacacagtttaccaaataaggagtgagagagaCACGTagaaaaaccggaagctgcgctaacctctggtggctaccattaacAGCTCATTTTTCTTCAACGATTTttgcataaaaatggaattatggattatcaataattttttcaaagtgacagacacattgctataacctatggattaaccttcagccacgtttttttctcgttttaatgccattgaacacgacttttgatcagaataacagctaaagtgagcatatctccgtgtattgctacctaaagctactcgtgtgttgtctgtatttgcttcccctgtcacaagttctgatcgctcagtgatgatccttatatttatataatctgtggactctcaggatgttatctaagcttgtttgtgcagatccaataAGTATATCCATCAGTGTTgctagagttctgtgctaacggcCTTAAGATTGTTTCGCTCgtagctaattcagaggctcggaGCTAGTTTtgtgggtttaaaaaaaaaaaaaaaaaaaaaaagatcagttagctgagtttcttcccgttacatggatataaaacattcatagtttattgaatattaagatgccctcagacgctgtttcctgcagatgacgcAGGGTGCGGTGTAGAAGAGGTTAAGTATTTACAGAAGTATATTATGTAAAGGTGAGTGAAAAAAAGAAcattattttcttcaaaatgtatatacaaatataaaatgatGGAATGTACAACAGAGTCATACTGTAATATTTTAGCAACACATTTGCAAGTAGTCAAGTGTTGCTGATATTTCACTGATGATGTAAATATCAGTAGATGTCGATATAATGAGCAGGGAAATCAATGtgatgtatttagaaaaacaaaTCAGGGCATGGAAAAAAATATAATCCAGCTCTGATCTGACATTTAAAAATGGTCATCAAAAAGTAATTTCTCAATTTGGAAAATATAGAATAATTGCTCAATTTGAAAAAGCACTTTGTTACACTTGGAAAAGTAATAAGCCAACTGTAATGTTCCCCTCCAAACAGTTTAAACCCCACAACAATATGAAACTTCTTGGAGCAAAGAATCCGCTCCAGTCTTCCCAAACAACTTAAACCACATTTCAGTGTTTCCTCTCAAACAGCGTTTCAGGCCATGTTCTGTCTCAGCCGTTACACATTAAGTGTGGATTAGATGAAGAATGCCATTGCTTCCAAAAATGTGGTGAAAATACTTGATCGGGGTGAATGGAGGTCTTGCATAAtacacatttattcatttaacgCATTGTTTTAGTTGAATTAAAATGACTTTCTGTTTTAGAAACATACATTCAGCAAAGAAAGGTTTCAAAAAATAACTTACTTAACTTATTTATGAAAGATCAACTATGCatgcagattttttttttcaccTATAATAATGTAACATTTCTTAATAATTCATTTTCAGATGTTTTCATTGAACGTGTACATGTTAATGTATAAACTGTACCTACAGCTGAATAAACACCTGCTATTGGCAggatctgttttttttttatagataAACTCTTTTTCCATTCATGATTTAGTTTTACTAGGATGTAGCCATACCCATGTGTGTAAAGATAATAAACATAATAGCTCTCTCTCTGCCAGCCTTTGCGAAACACCACTGAACCTCAAGCAATGCTACCATCTTGTGGTCAAACATGATCATTTCTAGTGTTTGTGTCGTGAGGTGGACTGTGTCTCTGGTAaacacctgtaatagttacatttgttattaataaaaacaCAGATGTTCACATGTAATGCCAGAAACagagacacacatatacagcaAGCTTATTAGCAACAGGTGTATTGGACAAAGCATACAACATGTTCCTTTAAAGATATTTCTGCACACTTGTATTCACTTGTCTACCTTCTAAGCAGAAAATCTATCCTAGTTACATACATACTATTTATTTTATGCATTATCATGTAATTTCCTTATTTAAGTTCATTGAATACAATATGTATTACTTTGTAAAAGTCACATAAACTTTTGCTACGTCACTATGtatatttcaaaaatgtttgTTACGATGCTCAgcaaaaaaaaattgtattagCAATATaatttataaataaatattcacATGAGTAATTTTACCTAGTATTACGTCACAGTATTATGGGTATATAGAAAGGTGCTTGGGTAAATAATGGTTCGACTGTATAGATGAGCTATTTTGCTCAGTGAAAAGAAACAATGTGACTTTTCTAGTCCAGAACAGAATGGACAATATTTAGTCCCTTTCTGCCTTATACAATATAACATTCTTCTTTTTGTGCCACTTTTTCAGGAACATACAACTCAAAAATAACTCTGCTGATAACTGAAACAGCCTTGTAAATGTTCCCTCTGTGGGACGGATACAGATTTGTAAGACTTGTTGGCATGGCTAACCCATTCATTAACATAATAGGTGCTTTTCATATGACCTGTTACAATTTCTGACTTTCCAAATAGTACATAAGTTATTACAAAAGCTGTCATAAAACAGGCTTCAGCAATATACAATTGGTTACTATAAGGACTTTCAGTCATTCAAAAGTCAGCAAACATCCACTCTACTGAATATTTATAatactattattattttattcagTGTAGACTTTGTTTTCCTCAGTTTGAATTCAACGCCAGATGGTCGGCTCTTTTATGTTTACTGCCATGTTGGTTTACTTCGTACCAGACGTGATCCATTGTAAAACTATTTCTGTGTAAAAGCAGCCCGTTGCTATCTTCCCGCAGTGGTATTTCATACCGAGGTTCAAAGTGAACACACATTTATCACGGCTGACATGCACTGATTTAGCACACATTTGGGAGAGAGGGTGTATGTTCTTATAGGCAGAAATTATTCtggatatgtatatatacagctCATATCGCtgcaatgtaaaaaaaataaaaagtataagCTCCTTAAATGAACTGGAAACTTATATTCCCTGCATAAACAAGAGGAATGAACAAACATGTAGGTTATTAACATGGAAGTAGAGCTTGAACTAACTGTTAAACAGCATTATGTGTTGGCCTCAGGCTTTACTGCTCTATTGTACTGATTTTAAGTGACCTTAAAATGGGATACTTTGCCCAGTgcaaaatgtgtatttaaagACTTCAGTGAGCGTGTCCGCGGTTCCTGGTGCCGTCTTGCTTTACATGTTACCCGCAGGCCTTGGCAGGAAGAAGATGGCCTTCTGACCCTGGTGGGTGGCCGGTCCTGCTTTAGGTTGGCCGTTCCTCTTCAGCCCGACATACCAGTTGTACTTCTGAGAGCAATATGTGTTGTAGTTGTTTTCTTCATACTTCTCTAGGAAGTAACACTCATCATTCAGTGCTTGCTGAGACAAGCCAATAAAGAGGGGGGAGAAAAGAGAAGAACAGAAGACATTTAGATTTATTACAAGTCTTCTAATTCTTCCTGTAAATTCATATTGAAGGGTGTACAAATATACACCGTTTAAACACAGTAAGATATTTTAGGAAAACATAATTTAATGTGCTGAATAATAGAAACCTACATGATAACATCTGTAGTACTTTAATATCTTATGTTAGTCATCTGTACCAGTAATATATTATTGCTCCCAGTGATTTATATGACCTAAGAAATGCTTTAGTCACCCTGGGATTTTCCAGTGTTTTGCATTTGGGGGAAATAACACACCAAGGTGAGTACAACATTTTAGGTAATTTGTGAGTATAATCTTAAACTGACAAGAGTATGTGTTATGATTTGAACACATTGAAATTAAGTGTTCTTTATAACGGTAGTATTTTTTTTGTGACAaacttcaaaatgtaaaaactcACTGATCCGTAGAGGTGTCCGTTTTTGTTCATAGCCAGGTACCTTCCTGTAATTTCGCCCTTGATAAACACAACTCCCACGCTCACAGCCTTCAGCCTCAGCACGTCTGCAACACAGAAATATGACAAGTTGAAGATAAACTTACTTTGACACAAATAAATATTTGCAAAGGGAACACAGGGCCAGTATTCTGAATGTGTACACAGGGTAAATACTTGGGTCtacagattcctgagtagcttaaCCAGAAGTACTGCGATTAAATACTTGCTCAAGAGGACTTTACCAGTTAGTGCAGGTCATTTTTAAATCGAGCCTGTATACTCTTCCACTACAAATCGAGTACCGTTGCCTTTTCTATTTTGTTAATCATTATATATACAACTATAACAACTTTTAATCATTAGGAAAGATACAACTTTAAACTAAAGGGTTTGAGAGTCATGTACAGAATATGTtcatttttatctgttctataaAGTTAAAGTTAAAAAGCTTTCCTCTATATCTTTTAGAATGCTCCTGATTGAGACACATCAACCAATCACACATCCAAAATAGATGCAAAAGATTCCTGCCTCACCATAGGGGTCGTTTTCCTGCCTGCCACCGCTCACAGATCCATCAGGTAAAATCCTCAGGTGATAGCCTCCGTTCTGGCTGTACAGTCTGGTCAGTGTCCGCTGCTCCTGCTTGGACAGGTCTAGAGACACTGGTCCAAAAGGCAGCACTGTGACGTTTCCCTCAGACATCATTAAGAGATTCTGAGGTTTGGACGAAGCAGAGTGATGTCCCTGAGTCTGCAACGACACAGAAGATCCATCAACTTCACTGTTCATGTTACCTGAACTCGGTCTGAGACAGGAGAGAAAACAGGAGGAGTACAACGCCGCCTTCATGATGTGACTACGGGAAATGCTTGCCTCCCGCTACCACTTTCTCCCTCTACCACTTTCTCCCTCTATCTGTGTCTGTTTCTCTCTGCCAACCTTATAAGGCACTCTTTTTTTCATGAAGTGATGAGATCTGGATGCATGCCAGGTAGAACCGCTACATGTTCGAACATGTTTCCTGACTGAACATCActtcgttttttttttgttgtaaaATCATTTCCAGGTGGCAGTGATGTAACTTTCAACTAATATCAGTGCAAGGCCAGACAACAAACAAAGGACACGTGGACACAGCAAAGTGCAGGAAAATGTTCCAGTAACCAGCAATAGTTTATCAAGCATATGCAAGTAAACACAATAGCTACTTTCCTTCTACAAATCTTCAGTAGTCAAGTATTTGAGAtattttcacttgaggaa belongs to Pseudochaenichthys georgianus chromosome 14, fPseGeo1.2, whole genome shotgun sequence and includes:
- the LOC117458688 gene encoding putative fibroblast growth factor 1 isoform X2, which codes for MLAHQGHCNRTFSQTQGHHSASSKPQNLLMMSEGNVTVLPFGPVSLDLSKQEQRTLTRLYSQNGGYHLRILPDGSVSGGRQENDPYDVLRLKAVSVGVVFIKGEITGRYLAMNKNGHLYGSQALNDECYFLEKYEENNYNTYCSQKYNWYVGLKRNGQPKAGPATHQGQKAIFFLPRPAGNM
- the LOC117458688 gene encoding putative fibroblast growth factor 1 isoform X1; translated protein: MKAALYSSCFLSCLRPSSGNMNSEVDGSSVSLQTQGHHSASSKPQNLLMMSEGNVTVLPFGPVSLDLSKQEQRTLTRLYSQNGGYHLRILPDGSVSGGRQENDPYDVLRLKAVSVGVVFIKGEITGRYLAMNKNGHLYGSQALNDECYFLEKYEENNYNTYCSQKYNWYVGLKRNGQPKAGPATHQGQKAIFFLPRPAGNM